TTGAAGATACACATGGAGAGAGCAGCAAAGGCATTCGTTATTTTATTCCAGTTGTTGTCACAGGCACGGTAAACCTATTACCACAGGAAGTTACTGAGGACGAGGTCAGGTTAGAGGTTGTAAATGAAGGGCTATCTGATGTTGACAATGTTTATGTTGTTGCTGTTCCATCTGTTACAACCGCAGGCATGGTGGAATGCCAGCCGGAAAAGGTATACATTGGCAAGATAAAGCGCGGTGAGTCCGCCATTGCCGCTTTTAAGGTCCACAATACCAAAATTGGGGAAGGAGTGCCCCAGGCAGTTTTCAAAGCTGTTTATAAGAACGGGATAAACAAACACGAATCAAACCAAATATGTGTGACGATACCATGCCCATGCCCGAGCCCGGGCTACGATGAAGTAAGAAGAGAGCAAGTGGAATTGGGCGCTCCAACAGTAACACCAGTACCAACTTACTCATCTTCTCCGGTTTTCGCATCTGCATTAAAATTTAGACTGACGGGCTTTGGTGCAGGATTTGCAGGGCTATTCGTAGTTGTAGTAGCTGTTGTAATTTCGGTAGCTTTTGTTTTTTACGAAAAGGAGAAAAAAGAGAGGTGAAGAAGGATGATTGATACGGAATTGAAGTTAAGCACGCGAAGAGGAAGAATAAGGGGAAGAAGAAAAGCCGAAGGTGTATTCTGTTGCATAGCGTCAATATTGATTCTAACATCGGTGTTAGCCACAGCTACAGCTACAGCTACGACTGCTTCGAATCCGAACACCGCTACCGCTTCTGTATCTGTATCGAGAGTCGAGGTAATAGATGCTGTCATGGCTTACATGAGGGCAACGTATTTAGGTGAAGAAACGAAACACCTCGAAAAGGAAGAACTCGGTAAACTTGCCTGCATTTATTTTTTTCATGGGAGGTATCCAAGGACAATTACAACAGCAACCGGAGAAAATGTCACGATATACAAGCCACTGAGGAGATTAGTCGTGCTGAATACAGATATAGCAGAAGCAATTCGTGTTTTAGGCGCCAGGGGCAGAATAGTTGGTATCAGTGATACGATAGCAAAAAGAAGTGATTACTTCCCTGTGATAAGTAAAAAACCGGTAGTCGGCACATGGAAGGAGATTGACCCTGAGGCGGTGCTGCGATTAGAGCCCGATGCTGTATTCGCGTACGGGAGATGGCCAGGTCCTGAATATATAGAAGACAAACTCCCTTCTACCATAACGGTCATTCGTCTGGACTTCTTCAAGCCGGAAGAACTCAGGGAGGGTATGAAAACGCTGGGATATTTACTTGAAGAAGAGGCTAATGCCTCTAAGTATCTCAACTGGCATGATAAATATGTCAGGGAGATAGAAGACAAAGTGTCAGCGATTCCAGAAGATGAGAAGCCAGTTGTTTTCCTTGATAAGAGTAATGTAGACTCAATAAGTGAGCGTAAGACATATTCAAAAGGGACAGCAATGCATCAGCTCTGTGAACTCGCAGGCGGGAG
This is a stretch of genomic DNA from Methanophagales archaeon. It encodes these proteins:
- a CDS encoding ABC transporter substrate-binding protein, which produces MIDTELKLSTRRGRIRGRRKAEGVFCCIASILILTSVLATATATATTASNPNTATASVSVSRVEVIDAVMAYMRATYLGEETKHLEKEELGKLACIYFFHGRYPRTITTATGENVTIYKPLRRLVVLNTDIAEAIRVLGARGRIVGISDTIAKRSDYFPVISKKPVVGTWKEIDPEAVLRLEPDAVFAYGRWPGPEYIEDKLPSTITVIRLDFFKPEELREGMKTLGYLLEEEANASKYLNWHDKYVREIEDKVSAIPEDEKPVVFLDKSNVDSISERKTYSKGTAMHQLCELAGGRNIAVIAELEGSYPAIETEKILEQNPDVIVGLSRKGGYRIDDESGLEEEYKRIVELPGFNNIRAVADERVYLMDGSIAFGSAYPVGLAYMAKWLHPDLLKDLDPQAIHQEYIDKFCGMDFNVRTHGVFVYPVSAS